Proteins from a single region of Bdellovibrio bacteriovorus HD100:
- a CDS encoding PilZ domain-containing protein: MKTQGKIWIIYDAEAKTQTKPMSVVQAQVSILSIPEDAHSKFFLWTPGWESWLSIKDFLESDQNYFVIVQPPKPGGMPTLPDVTENTLTATKNAPATNGGADSPYTQVVVGDIPLKQREVGGYHQKDFNGDDLDLAKIRKDKSDMPKPKKKGDEPAETPLAQAKPEPKGSDRRRDPRHNFKIEVVLVSKVRSFRTYSKDISLSGTMLEDEIPKDFLNKPFDLIIVNPFEPDPSKARLLFRAKIVGDLTDPRRLMFIEQDVSMTLRLDALLKAYVAYQDQVRRSAG, from the coding sequence ATGAAGACCCAAGGGAAAATTTGGATCATCTATGATGCTGAGGCCAAGACGCAGACGAAGCCAATGTCTGTGGTTCAAGCTCAAGTGTCTATCCTCTCCATTCCCGAGGATGCTCACTCCAAGTTTTTCCTATGGACACCAGGCTGGGAAAGCTGGCTGTCCATCAAGGACTTCCTGGAGTCCGACCAAAACTATTTCGTCATCGTTCAGCCCCCAAAACCCGGCGGCATGCCGACTCTTCCGGATGTAACTGAAAACACTTTGACTGCGACCAAGAATGCTCCGGCCACCAATGGCGGCGCGGACAGTCCGTACACGCAGGTGGTTGTCGGAGACATCCCACTGAAGCAGCGTGAAGTGGGCGGTTATCATCAGAAAGACTTCAACGGAGACGATCTGGATCTGGCCAAGATCCGCAAAGACAAATCCGACATGCCAAAACCGAAAAAGAAGGGCGACGAACCCGCGGAAACGCCGCTGGCCCAGGCCAAACCCGAGCCCAAAGGTTCGGATCGTCGTCGCGATCCCCGTCACAACTTTAAAATCGAAGTGGTGCTGGTTTCCAAGGTGCGTTCGTTCCGCACTTATTCCAAGGACATCTCTTTAAGCGGAACCATGCTTGAAGATGAAATCCCGAAGGACTTCCTGAACAAACCCTTTGATCTGATCATTGTGAATCCCTTTGAACCGGATCCATCCAAAGCCCGCCTGCTCTTCCGCGCGAAAATCGTGGGGGATCTGACGGACCCACGTCGTCTGATGTTCATCGAACAGGACGTCTCCATGACTTTGCGTCTGGATGCTTTGCTGAAGGCTTACGTAGCTTATCAGGATCAGGTTCGCCGAAGCGCTGGTTAG
- the trxB gene encoding thioredoxin-disulfide reductase has protein sequence MTQDQKVENVIIIGSGPAGLTSAIYSSRANLEPLMIEGEEAGGQLMTTTEVENFPGFDHGITGPDLITVMRKQAERFGTRFITRNVTKVDFSQRPFKVWIGDKLHLAKSIIISTGASAKYLGLPSEKVYANRGVSACATCDGAFFRNQEIGVVGGGDTAMEEAQFLTRFATKVYLIHRRDHFRASKIMVDRALKNPKIEVLYNTEVIEVLGDGKGMTGAKIKGTLDGAVKELPITGLFLAIGHKPNTDLFKGVLDMNETGYLITQPNTTYTNIPGVFAAGDVQDHVYRQAITAAGTGCMAAIDAERWLEAQEAH, from the coding sequence ATGACTCAGGATCAAAAAGTTGAAAACGTCATCATCATCGGTTCCGGCCCTGCAGGCCTGACTTCCGCTATCTATTCTTCCCGCGCCAATCTGGAGCCTTTGATGATCGAAGGTGAAGAGGCCGGCGGTCAGCTGATGACCACGACCGAAGTTGAAAACTTCCCGGGCTTTGACCACGGGATCACGGGTCCTGACCTGATCACGGTCATGAGAAAACAGGCTGAAAGATTCGGCACGCGTTTTATCACTCGTAACGTGACGAAAGTGGATTTTTCCCAGCGTCCGTTCAAAGTGTGGATCGGTGACAAACTTCACCTGGCAAAATCCATCATCATCTCTACCGGCGCCAGCGCGAAGTATCTGGGCCTGCCTTCTGAAAAAGTTTACGCCAACCGCGGTGTTTCCGCGTGTGCAACGTGTGATGGTGCCTTCTTCCGCAATCAGGAAATCGGCGTTGTTGGCGGTGGTGACACGGCGATGGAAGAAGCTCAGTTCCTGACTCGTTTTGCGACCAAAGTGTATCTGATCCACAGACGTGACCATTTCCGTGCTTCCAAGATCATGGTGGACCGTGCTTTGAAGAACCCAAAAATCGAAGTGCTTTACAACACTGAGGTGATCGAGGTTCTGGGGGACGGCAAGGGTATGACCGGCGCAAAAATCAAAGGCACTCTTGATGGCGCTGTCAAAGAACTTCCGATCACAGGTCTATTCCTGGCCATTGGCCATAAGCCGAACACCGACCTTTTTAAAGGTGTTTTGGATATGAATGAGACAGGCTATTTGATCACCCAGCCCAACACCACGTATACTAACATTCCAGGTGTCTTTGCGGCGGGAGACGTGCAAGATCACGTATATCGTCAGGCGATCACGGCAGCCGGTACAGGTTGTATGGCGGCGATCGATGCTGAAAGATGGCTGGAAGCCCAGGAAGCTCACTAA
- a CDS encoding cation diffusion facilitator family transporter — MQNAVSSSDKIRNRAAWVSAIASVLIFAMKVFAYRLTGSTAVLSDALESIVNVIAAIVALFVIRFASQPADENHPYGHGKAEYFSSAFEGGMIFFAAIMIIGEAVKALIYHEPTQQLETGLLIVGGAALVNLALGLYLKRVGRTHQSDALKASGAHVLSDVLTTVGVMVGLGLVLLTGIQWLDPVIAVLVGLQLAYAGFKIVRGSLGGLMDQQDPASLEQLAEAMEKNRVPGVINIHHLRVIRSGRFHHVDAHMVVPEYWDVSQVHAMTGDFEAAVVKDYEFDGELVFHLDPCKKSYCDSCQVPQCPIRLQPFRQKPDFSVKSLTDDPAPTNQGTHDRSGSSQTN; from the coding sequence ATGCAAAATGCTGTGTCTTCTTCTGACAAGATCCGTAATCGTGCCGCCTGGGTTTCCGCCATCGCCAGTGTTCTGATATTTGCGATGAAGGTTTTTGCCTATCGTCTGACGGGCTCGACGGCGGTTTTATCAGACGCCCTCGAGAGTATTGTGAATGTGATAGCAGCTATCGTGGCGCTGTTTGTGATTCGTTTTGCCTCGCAGCCTGCGGACGAAAATCACCCTTATGGCCATGGCAAGGCCGAATATTTTTCTTCTGCTTTTGAAGGTGGGATGATCTTCTTTGCTGCGATCATGATTATCGGCGAAGCGGTCAAGGCGTTGATCTATCACGAGCCGACCCAGCAGCTTGAGACGGGTTTGCTGATTGTCGGGGGAGCTGCGCTGGTGAACCTGGCTTTGGGTTTGTACCTCAAGCGCGTGGGCAGGACTCATCAGTCGGATGCACTCAAAGCCAGCGGGGCTCATGTCCTTTCTGACGTGCTGACCACAGTCGGCGTGATGGTGGGACTGGGGCTGGTGCTTTTGACGGGAATTCAGTGGCTGGATCCGGTCATCGCTGTGCTGGTGGGTTTGCAACTGGCTTATGCCGGATTCAAGATTGTTCGCGGGTCTTTGGGGGGGCTTATGGATCAGCAGGATCCAGCCTCGCTGGAACAGCTGGCGGAGGCGATGGAGAAAAACCGCGTTCCTGGAGTGATTAACATTCACCATTTACGGGTGATCCGTTCTGGGCGCTTCCACCACGTGGATGCGCACATGGTGGTGCCGGAATATTGGGATGTTTCTCAGGTTCATGCCATGACCGGTGATTTTGAGGCGGCGGTGGTAAAGGATTATGAGTTTGACGGGGAGCTGGTGTTTCACCTGGATCCTTGTAAAAAATCCTACTGTGACAGCTGCCAGGTTCCCCAGTGCCCGATTCGTTTGCAGCCGTTCCGGCAGAAGCCTGACTTCTCTGTGAAAAGCTTGACCGATGACCCGGCTCCGACTAATCAAGGGACCCATGACAGATCAGGCTCTTCGCAGACAAATTAA
- a CDS encoding GGDEF domain-containing response regulator, protein MSFEVSPKQPKSRRILVIDDDKDSLEILLEPLRWEGYDARGVTTEAEAHKLIESWIPHIVILDWMAPSMAGLRVLKSVRERLSHVSCVFVSENSSTEAIIEALDSGADDYIVKPFVPLELLARIRSQLRIRDLHEQLLFANEKLKELVDTDDLTGLYNMRSLYQRLDFEMERGRRFHRDVCVVMMDMDYFKTVNDGHDHLFGSYVLSEVGKIIRANTRNIDIPARYGGDEFLMVLTETNHAGAMYFCERLRENIEKTTFRNGEDSMKLTASLGFAITIPGENISARELVRRADHALYQAKRAGRNQVAHYKPESAPVVEIKSAVHKRRKAAG, encoded by the coding sequence ATGAGTTTTGAAGTAAGCCCTAAACAACCCAAAAGTCGCCGTATTCTAGTAATCGACGACGATAAAGACAGCCTGGAGATTCTCCTGGAGCCGTTGCGCTGGGAGGGCTACGACGCGCGTGGTGTGACCACGGAAGCCGAAGCCCACAAGCTCATCGAATCCTGGATTCCTCACATTGTCATTTTAGACTGGATGGCGCCTTCCATGGCGGGCTTGCGCGTATTGAAGTCGGTGCGTGAGCGTCTGTCTCATGTTTCCTGTGTGTTTGTTTCTGAAAATTCCAGCACTGAAGCGATCATTGAAGCTCTGGATTCCGGGGCGGATGACTATATCGTAAAGCCTTTTGTGCCGTTGGAGCTTCTGGCACGCATTCGTTCGCAACTGCGTATCCGTGACCTGCACGAGCAGCTGCTTTTCGCCAATGAAAAACTCAAAGAGCTTGTAGACACCGATGACCTGACGGGTCTGTATAACATGCGTTCGCTGTATCAACGCCTGGACTTCGAGATGGAGCGCGGTCGTCGTTTCCATCGTGATGTCTGTGTCGTGATGATGGATATGGACTATTTCAAAACCGTGAATGACGGTCATGACCACTTGTTCGGAAGCTATGTGCTGTCGGAGGTGGGGAAAATCATTCGCGCCAATACCCGTAATATCGACATCCCGGCCCGTTACGGCGGGGATGAATTCCTGATGGTGTTGACAGAGACCAACCACGCCGGGGCGATGTATTTCTGTGAACGCTTGCGTGAAAATATTGAAAAGACCACGTTCCGCAATGGTGAGGACTCCATGAAGCTGACGGCTTCATTGGGCTTTGCTATCACCATTCCGGGGGAAAATATCAGCGCCCGTGAACTGGTTCGCCGCGCCGACCATGCCCTGTATCAGGCCAAGAGGGCGGGACGCAATCAAGTGGCTCATTACAAGCCCGAAAGTGCGCCTGTGGTGGAAATCAAATCCGCTGTTCATAAGCGTCGTAAAGCGGCCGGCTAA
- a CDS encoding 2Fe-2S iron-sulfur cluster-binding protein, which yields MPLISFKKNMPAIEVPAGTVLMTALLEAGLPVASSCDGDGVCAKCKIIIVDGKQNLSAENDTENFLREKNGLSSEVRISCQTRVQGDITIDATYW from the coding sequence ATGCCGTTGATTTCCTTTAAAAAGAACATGCCTGCCATTGAAGTTCCTGCCGGCACCGTACTGATGACGGCGTTGCTGGAAGCAGGCCTTCCTGTGGCCTCCAGCTGCGACGGAGATGGCGTTTGCGCAAAGTGCAAAATTATCATTGTGGATGGAAAACAGAATCTATCTGCTGAAAACGACACGGAAAATTTCCTGCGCGAAAAAAACGGGCTTTCTTCGGAGGTTCGCATCAGTTGCCAAACCCGGGTTCAGGGCGACATCACAATCGACGCGACATACTGGTGA
- the trmB gene encoding tRNA (guanosine(46)-N7)-methyltransferase TrmB, with translation MTDQALRRQINITKDLPNQNAYTLALNGEYAHVAFDELRAPLNKGKWRSDVFKADAAMPLDVEVGTGNGTYFAHHAKTHSDRLLVGLELKYKPLIQSIRRAVNAGCKNAAITRFHAFNIDHLFAEGEIDNVYIHFPDPWTSPKKPKNRFVCKENLELLFRLQKPGSFINFKTDSLVYFLWAMDEIRQSPYKIIFETQDLHNSDMKDQNFETAFEKIFLREGIKINFVRLQKI, from the coding sequence ATGACAGATCAGGCTCTTCGCAGACAAATTAACATCACCAAAGACCTTCCCAACCAGAACGCCTACACCCTGGCGTTGAATGGCGAATATGCACACGTGGCTTTCGATGAACTGCGTGCGCCGCTGAACAAGGGCAAGTGGCGTTCGGACGTCTTCAAAGCCGATGCGGCCATGCCGCTGGATGTGGAAGTGGGCACTGGCAATGGGACTTATTTTGCTCATCACGCAAAGACCCATTCCGACCGTCTGTTGGTGGGTCTGGAGCTGAAATACAAACCTCTGATTCAATCCATCCGTCGCGCCGTGAACGCGGGCTGCAAAAATGCGGCGATCACGCGTTTCCATGCCTTCAATATTGATCATCTTTTCGCTGAGGGTGAAATCGACAACGTCTACATCCATTTCCCGGATCCATGGACGTCTCCGAAAAAGCCTAAAAACCGCTTCGTGTGCAAAGAGAATCTGGAGTTGTTGTTCCGTCTGCAAAAGCCAGGTTCTTTCATCAATTTCAAAACTGATTCTTTGGTGTACTTCCTGTGGGCGATGGATGAAATCCGTCAGTCCCCGTACAAGATCATTTTTGAAACTCAGGATCTGCACAATTCGGACATGAAAGATCAGAACTTCGAAACGGCTTTTGAGAAAATCTTCCTGCGTGAAGGAATCAAAATCAATTTCGTCAGACTTCAGAAGATCTAA
- a CDS encoding HAD family hydrolase, which translates to MNPLLVFDLDGTLIDSAPDIIVAVNRTLANHSKPTLSDELIIAHIGEGIKKLIADLFKVDKLEPADIIALEMEFLNTYEEEMLQKTRIYPGVEDFLSRYQGPMGIITNKNELPAKVILKHLGLDKYPWVNVFGADTLEERKPSPLPLRTMMKLAGRLPGNTLMIGDGIPDMVSAQRAGVGSIAIGFGYTATPILEKYEPLAVLEHYQDLHGLVKRITVSA; encoded by the coding sequence ATGAATCCACTTCTTGTCTTTGACCTTGATGGCACTTTGATTGACTCAGCCCCGGATATTATCGTGGCCGTCAATCGCACTTTGGCGAATCATTCAAAACCCACTCTGAGCGATGAACTGATCATCGCTCATATCGGCGAGGGCATTAAAAAGCTTATCGCCGATTTATTTAAAGTCGACAAACTGGAACCCGCCGACATCATCGCTTTGGAAATGGAGTTCCTGAACACCTACGAAGAAGAGATGCTGCAAAAGACCCGGATCTATCCCGGAGTTGAGGACTTCCTGTCTCGCTATCAGGGGCCGATGGGGATTATCACCAACAAAAACGAGCTGCCAGCCAAAGTCATTTTGAAACACTTGGGGCTGGACAAGTACCCATGGGTGAACGTTTTCGGAGCCGACACTCTGGAAGAAAGAAAACCCAGCCCCCTTCCTTTAAGAACCATGATGAAACTGGCGGGCCGTCTGCCTGGAAACACCCTGATGATCGGCGATGGCATCCCCGACATGGTTTCTGCGCAAAGAGCCGGAGTCGGCTCTATCGCGATTGGCTTTGGATACACGGCCACCCCAATCCTGGAAAAGTATGAGCCGTTGGCCGTATTAGAGCATTATCAGGACCTGCACGGACTGGTGAAAAGAATCACGGTGAGTGCCTAA
- a CDS encoding S8 family peptidase, with protein MKSFSPKAKMLAGLAVIATITGTLFTNCAKNSFTAVGEELVGTGADPLLGYAWHINNTGQKVFATDAGTAGVDLNLLQSWTGGLTGSGIKIVISDDGVQDAHPDLKDNFLYGVSKNYHTSGTNNAPPNSADDNHGTAVAGLAAAVGDNGVGSKGVAYKAKLLAYNFLSTGVSQTFSRMAEQLSGGYDVYNMSWGNSQNYLPDPVAAWETALLNGVLNGRSGKGSIYVKSAGNDFLVECKGSTDTYCIGNSNLDPDNSTPYTILVTALNSTGDAASYSSVGSNVWISSFGGESGDDSPAMVTTDRTGCTAGYAQTSISGKVEFERGNNGNSNCNYTTTFNGTSSAAPVLTGAIALLLEANPNLNWRDVKYILAKTAVQVRPNSGAISNHPLRNYPGNSSKNVILPTGAVWENAWVTNSAGFKFHNWYGFGRVDVDAAVAMAKNYTSTFTAGLSGTSWIENTTRVAIPDYSATGVSNTVTVTDNLRIEGVRIRLKVDHDRVGDLGVELTSPSGTKSMILNMRNSLLGQVDYDNEVFLSNAFFQERSNGTWTIKVIDGGSTFNGDLVSWGLQIIGTP; from the coding sequence ATGAAAAGTTTTAGTCCCAAAGCCAAAATGCTGGCGGGCCTTGCAGTGATAGCCACTATCACGGGGACTTTATTTACCAACTGTGCGAAGAACAGTTTCACCGCCGTTGGTGAAGAGCTGGTGGGCACCGGGGCGGATCCGCTGTTGGGTTATGCCTGGCATATCAATAACACCGGACAAAAGGTTTTCGCCACCGATGCCGGAACCGCGGGTGTTGATCTGAATCTGTTGCAGTCGTGGACCGGGGGACTGACCGGAAGTGGAATCAAGATTGTGATTTCCGATGACGGGGTTCAGGATGCCCATCCGGATTTGAAGGACAACTTCCTTTATGGGGTGTCCAAGAACTATCATACTTCAGGTACGAACAATGCTCCTCCGAACTCTGCGGATGACAATCACGGGACTGCGGTTGCGGGTCTGGCGGCGGCTGTCGGGGATAACGGTGTGGGCAGCAAGGGTGTTGCTTACAAAGCCAAACTGCTGGCCTATAACTTCCTGTCTACAGGAGTTTCGCAAACCTTCAGCCGAATGGCCGAGCAGCTGAGCGGTGGGTATGATGTTTACAACATGAGCTGGGGGAACTCGCAGAACTATCTGCCGGATCCTGTGGCCGCCTGGGAAACAGCTTTGCTGAACGGGGTGCTCAATGGTCGCAGTGGCAAAGGCTCCATTTATGTAAAGTCTGCCGGTAATGACTTCCTGGTGGAATGCAAAGGCTCCACCGACACCTACTGCATCGGCAACTCCAATTTGGACCCGGACAACAGCACGCCTTACACAATTCTGGTGACGGCATTAAATTCCACCGGTGACGCGGCTTCGTATTCGTCTGTGGGTTCGAATGTCTGGATTTCGTCCTTTGGGGGAGAGTCCGGCGATGATTCTCCGGCGATGGTGACCACCGATCGCACCGGTTGTACGGCGGGCTATGCTCAGACCAGCATTTCCGGCAAAGTGGAGTTCGAACGAGGCAACAACGGAAACAGCAATTGCAATTACACGACGACATTTAACGGGACTTCTTCGGCGGCTCCGGTTCTGACCGGGGCGATTGCGCTTCTGCTGGAAGCCAATCCGAATCTCAACTGGCGTGATGTGAAATACATTCTGGCGAAGACGGCGGTGCAGGTTCGTCCTAACTCGGGGGCCATCAGTAACCATCCACTTAGAAATTATCCAGGGAATTCGTCCAAGAACGTGATTCTGCCGACAGGGGCGGTCTGGGAAAATGCCTGGGTGACCAACAGTGCCGGATTCAAATTCCACAACTGGTATGGCTTTGGTCGTGTGGATGTGGATGCGGCGGTGGCGATGGCAAAAAACTACACTTCGACGTTTACGGCCGGTCTTTCTGGTACAAGTTGGATTGAGAACACAACAAGGGTGGCCATTCCTGATTACAGTGCGACGGGTGTCAGCAACACCGTGACAGTGACAGACAATCTGCGCATCGAAGGGGTTCGTATCCGGTTGAAAGTGGATCATGACCGCGTGGGGGATCTGGGTGTGGAACTGACGTCTCCGTCAGGCACCAAGAGCATGATTTTGAATATGCGAAATTCGTTGTTGGGTCAGGTGGACTATGACAACGAAGTCTTCCTGAGCAATGCTTTCTTCCAGGAGCGCTCCAATGGCACCTGGACAATCAAAGTCATTGATGGTGGTTCAACCTTCAATGGGGATCTGGTCAGCTGGGGGCTGCAGATCATCGGAACACCTTAG
- a CDS encoding response regulator: MKDKRINTKDLIEKIEKMTKARIASQEVVPLDQFREAKKKLDPKIILVIEDDETMRLAMKRILESEGYVTKLAADGTELSTVLDDHSVDLILMDVGLPWINGFELAQLLKEHRDLKKIPLVFVSGKASEEDMKKAFEIGADDYIKKPFDVEKLKKTVETLLKLNP; encoded by the coding sequence ATGAAGGACAAAAGAATCAACACCAAGGATTTGATCGAAAAGATCGAGAAAATGACCAAGGCCCGCATTGCTTCTCAGGAAGTGGTGCCTTTGGATCAGTTCCGTGAAGCCAAGAAAAAGCTGGATCCAAAGATCATTCTGGTGATCGAGGATGACGAAACCATGCGCCTGGCGATGAAAAGAATCCTTGAGAGTGAAGGTTACGTGACGAAGCTTGCGGCCGATGGCACCGAGCTTTCCACAGTGCTGGATGATCACTCGGTGGATCTGATTCTGATGGACGTTGGATTGCCTTGGATCAACGGTTTTGAATTGGCGCAGTTGCTGAAAGAACACCGCGATCTGAAGAAAATCCCATTGGTGTTCGTGTCCGGCAAAGCTTCTGAAGAAGACATGAAAAAGGCCTTCGAGATCGGCGCGGATGACTACATCAAAAAGCCATTCGACGTTGAAAAGCTGAAAAAAACCGTGGAAACGCTTTTGAAGCTGAATCCGTAA
- the leuS gene encoding leucine--tRNA ligase — MSLNFTEYEAKWQKKWADAKAFQAETTSSKPKYYALDMFPYPSASGLHVGHMASYTPGDIISRYKRVNGFNVLHPMGYDAFGLPAEQYAIQTGVHPAITTKKAIDSFRKTLQTFGFSFDWSREISTCEPDYYKWTQFIFLKLYERGLAYQKEVPVNWCPALKTVLANDEVVDGKSERGGHPVIRVPMKQWMLKITDYAERLLNDLDKLDWPERTKEGQRNWIGKSEGARITFKVHGEKDTFEVFTTRPDTLFGVTFMVMAPEHPLVKKITSQPQYTAVENYIADTAKKSEVDRKASTEKTGVFTGAHATHPITGDKIEIWISDYVLMDYGTGAIMAVPGHDARDFEFATKFNIPIKSVLESDMLPFEGDSIMINSEFLDGLNKTEAISKMLKHLEENKLGVREVQYKLRDWLFSRQRYWGEPFPIVHFADGSKGVPVNELPVILPEVADYEPADTGEAPLARNADWVKYMDGDKEGRRETDTMPGAAGSSWYFLRYIDPKNTEAPFSPEAEKYWMPVDLYVGGPEHTVGHLLYARFWTKVLFDCGLVTHDEPFQKLAHQGMILGPDGEKMSKSRGNVISPEDIARSHGADALRTFISFMGPVDKDKPWAPTGIDGVKRFLDRITRLVVNDDGQLVATSEALTPEIEKLVHKTIKKVTEDIESMSFNTAISAMMILVNELYRAECRSVLAVKPLVQILAPFAPHLAEELWEKMNGEGLCALAPWPKYDNTLCADDTVTIGVQVNGKMRGTIEIGVAASEQEAVAAAKAVQQVAAVLGDKNPDKVIYKAGKILNLIVK; from the coding sequence ATGAGTTTGAACTTCACCGAGTACGAAGCAAAGTGGCAGAAAAAATGGGCTGATGCGAAAGCGTTTCAAGCTGAGACAACCAGTTCCAAGCCGAAATATTATGCCCTGGATATGTTCCCTTACCCTTCGGCTTCCGGTCTGCATGTGGGGCACATGGCCTCTTACACTCCGGGCGATATTATCTCCCGCTACAAGCGTGTGAACGGATTCAACGTTCTTCATCCGATGGGTTATGACGCTTTCGGTTTGCCGGCGGAACAATATGCTATTCAGACTGGTGTTCACCCTGCAATCACCACGAAGAAAGCCATCGACAGCTTCCGCAAAACCTTGCAGACGTTTGGTTTCAGCTTTGACTGGAGCCGCGAGATCTCTACTTGTGAGCCTGATTACTACAAGTGGACTCAGTTCATCTTCCTGAAACTTTATGAGCGTGGCCTGGCTTACCAGAAGGAAGTTCCAGTCAACTGGTGCCCGGCATTGAAAACTGTTTTGGCCAACGACGAAGTGGTCGATGGTAAATCCGAGCGTGGCGGTCACCCGGTGATCCGCGTTCCGATGAAACAGTGGATGCTGAAAATCACGGACTATGCTGAACGTCTTTTGAATGATCTGGACAAATTGGACTGGCCGGAAAGAACCAAAGAAGGTCAGCGCAACTGGATTGGCAAATCCGAAGGTGCGCGCATCACCTTCAAGGTTCACGGCGAAAAAGACACCTTCGAAGTCTTCACCACTCGTCCTGATACATTATTTGGTGTGACTTTCATGGTGATGGCTCCGGAACATCCGCTGGTTAAGAAAATCACCTCCCAGCCTCAGTACACGGCGGTGGAAAATTATATCGCTGACACGGCGAAAAAATCCGAAGTGGACCGCAAAGCTTCCACGGAAAAAACAGGCGTGTTCACTGGTGCCCACGCGACTCACCCGATCACGGGCGACAAGATTGAAATCTGGATTTCTGACTATGTGCTGATGGATTACGGCACGGGTGCAATCATGGCCGTTCCTGGTCACGATGCCCGCGACTTTGAATTCGCAACCAAGTTCAACATCCCGATCAAGTCCGTTCTTGAAAGTGATATGCTGCCATTTGAAGGCGACAGCATCATGATCAACTCTGAATTCCTGGACGGCTTGAATAAAACTGAAGCCATCTCCAAAATGCTGAAGCATCTGGAAGAAAACAAGCTGGGCGTTCGCGAAGTTCAGTACAAACTGCGTGACTGGCTGTTCAGCCGTCAGCGCTACTGGGGCGAGCCGTTCCCGATTGTTCACTTTGCTGATGGCTCCAAAGGGGTTCCAGTAAATGAGCTTCCGGTGATTTTGCCGGAAGTGGCTGACTACGAACCGGCTGACACCGGCGAAGCACCGCTGGCGCGCAACGCGGACTGGGTGAAGTACATGGACGGCGACAAAGAAGGCCGTCGTGAGACGGACACCATGCCGGGTGCGGCGGGTTCTTCCTGGTACTTCCTGCGTTACATTGACCCGAAAAACACCGAAGCTCCATTCAGCCCCGAGGCTGAAAAGTACTGGATGCCGGTCGACCTGTACGTCGGCGGCCCTGAACACACGGTCGGTCACTTGCTCTATGCCCGCTTCTGGACAAAGGTTCTTTTTGACTGCGGTCTTGTGACCCACGATGAACCGTTCCAGAAACTGGCGCACCAGGGGATGATCCTGGGCCCGGATGGCGAGAAAATGTCGAAATCCCGTGGAAACGTGATTTCTCCGGAAGACATTGCTCGTTCCCACGGTGCCGATGCTTTGAGAACCTTTATCAGCTTCATGGGTCCGGTGGACAAGGACAAACCTTGGGCTCCGACTGGTATCGATGGCGTGAAACGCTTCCTGGATCGTATCACCCGCCTTGTGGTGAACGACGACGGTCAGCTGGTGGCAACTTCCGAGGCTTTGACTCCGGAGATTGAGAAATTAGTTCACAAAACGATTAAAAAAGTCACAGAAGACATCGAGTCCATGAGCTTTAACACTGCGATCAGCGCCATGATGATCCTGGTGAACGAGCTTTACCGTGCAGAATGCCGCTCTGTTTTGGCCGTAAAACCGCTGGTACAGATTCTGGCTCCGTTTGCCCCGCATTTGGCTGAAGAATTGTGGGAAAAAATGAACGGAGAGGGACTTTGCGCTTTGGCTCCATGGCCAAAATATGATAACACCCTGTGCGCTGATGACACTGTGACAATCGGCGTGCAAGTGAATGGAAAAATGCGCGGCACGATCGAAATTGGCGTGGCAGCCTCCGAACAGGAAGCTGTGGCCGCGGCGAAAGCCGTTCAACAGGTGGCAGCTGTGCTTGGCGACAAGAATCCCGACAAGGTGATTTACAAAGCCGGCAAAATTTTGAACTTGATCGTAAAGTAA